One part of the Sorangiineae bacterium MSr11954 genome encodes these proteins:
- the ssuD gene encoding FMNH2-dependent alkanesulfonate monooxygenase has protein sequence MDILWFLPTHGDGRYLGTTEGARAVDLAYLRQIAQAADSLGYYGVLLPTGRSCQDAWIAAATMIPVTERLRFLVALRPGVTSPTTAARMTSTFDALSNGRLLLNVVTGGDPGESEGDGIFLSHDERYAATAEFLAIYKRVLAGESVDYEGKHLKVRGGKLLYPPVQKPHPPLYIGGSSPPAHAVAARDVDVYLTWGEPPDAVAAKLADVRRRAEEHGRKVRFGLRVHVIVRETARAAWEAADDLISRLDDTAISAAQNAFASFESEGQRRMSALHNGRRDRLEVSPNLWAGVGLVRGGAGTALVGDPDTVAARMREYADLGIDTFILSGYPHLEEAYRVAELLFPRLPITVRPRTVEHNVTGPFGEIIALRYAPGTLRAAAASTQPPSPAPDAE, from the coding sequence ATGGACATCCTCTGGTTTCTCCCCACGCACGGCGACGGACGGTACCTCGGCACCACGGAGGGTGCGCGCGCGGTGGATCTGGCGTACTTGCGGCAGATCGCGCAGGCTGCGGATTCGCTCGGCTACTACGGCGTGCTGCTCCCCACGGGGCGCTCGTGCCAGGACGCGTGGATCGCGGCGGCGACGATGATCCCCGTCACGGAGCGGCTTCGGTTTCTGGTGGCGCTTCGTCCGGGGGTGACGTCGCCCACGACCGCGGCGCGCATGACGTCGACCTTCGATGCGCTCTCGAACGGGCGCCTCTTGCTCAACGTGGTGACGGGCGGCGATCCCGGGGAGTCGGAGGGGGACGGGATCTTTCTCTCCCACGACGAGCGCTACGCGGCGACCGCGGAGTTTTTGGCGATCTACAAGAGGGTGCTCGCGGGGGAGAGCGTCGACTACGAGGGAAAGCACTTGAAGGTGCGCGGCGGCAAGCTCCTCTATCCGCCGGTGCAGAAGCCGCACCCTCCCCTCTACATCGGGGGCTCGTCGCCGCCGGCGCACGCCGTCGCCGCGCGCGACGTGGACGTGTACCTCACGTGGGGCGAGCCGCCCGATGCCGTCGCCGCCAAGCTGGCCGATGTTCGCCGCCGCGCCGAGGAGCATGGGCGCAAGGTGCGGTTCGGGCTGCGCGTGCACGTCATCGTGCGCGAGACGGCGCGCGCGGCGTGGGAGGCCGCGGACGATCTCATCAGCCGCCTCGACGACACGGCCATCTCGGCGGCGCAAAACGCCTTTGCGAGCTTCGAGTCGGAGGGCCAGCGGCGCATGTCCGCGCTGCACAACGGCCGCCGCGATCGGCTGGAGGTGAGCCCGAACCTCTGGGCGGGCGTGGGGCTGGTGCGCGGCGGCGCGGGCACGGCGCTGGTGGGCGATCCCGATACGGTCGCGGCCCGGATGCGCGAGTACGCCGATCTGGGCATCGACACCTTCATCCTGTCGGGCTATCCGCACCTCGAGGAGGCGTACCGGGTGGCGGAGCTTTTGTTTCCGCGTTTGCCCATCACCGTCCGCCCGCGCACGGTGGAGCACAACGTCACGGGGCCCTTCGGTGAGATCATCGCCCTGCGCTACGCGCCGGGAACGCTGCGGGCCGCGGCCGCATCCACACAGCCTCCCTCACCCGCACCGGACGCGGAATGA
- a CDS encoding sigma 54-interacting transcriptional regulator, which produces MSVLQLARTDSPSRARALVFEDARSVALLKRLERIAASGIAVLVTGETGTGKEIVARHVHLASARADRPFVAVNCGALSPALMESELFGHEKGAFTGALGAKPGWFEVAHGGTLFLDEVGDLPLGAQVKLLRVLQEREVVRIGARRPIPVDVRVIAATNVGLASAVAEGRFRSDLYYRLDVGHLAISPLRERPGDILPLAKHFLAVYAEQQGLTGAAFSPGAIRHLMAHLWPGNIRELENAIQRALAVCTDAVVTEDDLRSPSAPPSRAAAYPVTSPIAHPAAHRPEASAPAKDAQAALEAALLAWFEEPEPDLYRKIEDTVFRTAYAASDRNQLAAARLLGISRNVVRARLMQQGLLAPSVRSRPGAMRVRIGYQNFGVLARLKSTRGLDPIFAAHDANVEWIECATGMHVVDGLAAGALDLGVVGEAPPVFAQADRAPLVYLASEPPAPEAEAIVVHEPSGIHSLTDLQGRTLALSRGANVVYFVVRALEEAGLSIDDVELRTLAPADAHGAFARKEVDAWAIWNPMLASLRTSMPARVLRDARGLAPNRAFYMGRRDFADAHPEIVDAFLGQVAEVGGDARTIDAEVMASQQHIADTFHRLKFIPRPVRVREAVWMRPRPAAFPARSAGR; this is translated from the coding sequence ATGTCGGTGTTGCAGCTTGCTCGAACCGATTCACCGTCGAGGGCGAGGGCGCTCGTTTTCGAGGATGCGCGCTCGGTCGCGCTGCTAAAGCGGCTCGAGCGAATCGCGGCCAGCGGCATCGCGGTGCTGGTCACCGGGGAGACGGGCACCGGCAAGGAAATCGTCGCGCGGCATGTGCACCTGGCGAGCGCGCGGGCAGACCGGCCTTTCGTGGCCGTCAACTGCGGGGCGCTCTCGCCGGCGCTGATGGAGAGCGAGCTATTCGGCCACGAAAAGGGCGCGTTCACGGGGGCGCTCGGGGCCAAGCCCGGGTGGTTCGAGGTGGCCCACGGCGGGACCCTCTTCCTCGACGAGGTGGGCGATCTGCCGCTGGGCGCCCAAGTGAAGCTGCTTCGCGTGCTTCAAGAGCGCGAGGTGGTGCGCATCGGCGCGCGGCGCCCGATCCCCGTCGACGTGCGCGTGATCGCCGCCACCAACGTGGGGCTCGCGTCGGCGGTGGCCGAGGGGCGCTTTCGCTCGGACCTGTACTACCGGCTCGATGTCGGCCACCTGGCGATTTCGCCCCTTCGTGAGCGACCCGGCGACATTCTGCCGCTCGCGAAGCACTTCCTCGCCGTGTACGCCGAGCAGCAGGGATTGACCGGCGCCGCGTTTTCCCCCGGCGCGATCCGCCATCTGATGGCGCACCTCTGGCCCGGAAACATCCGCGAGCTGGAGAACGCCATTCAGCGCGCGCTGGCCGTGTGCACGGACGCCGTGGTGACCGAGGACGATCTGCGCTCGCCCAGCGCACCCCCGAGCCGCGCGGCCGCGTATCCCGTCACGTCCCCCATCGCGCACCCGGCCGCGCACCGGCCCGAGGCGAGCGCACCCGCGAAGGACGCCCAAGCGGCGCTCGAGGCCGCGCTGCTCGCGTGGTTCGAAGAGCCCGAGCCGGACCTGTATCGCAAAATCGAAGACACGGTGTTTCGCACGGCCTACGCCGCGAGCGATCGGAACCAACTGGCCGCGGCGCGCCTGCTCGGCATCAGCCGCAATGTCGTGCGCGCGCGCTTGATGCAGCAAGGGCTCCTCGCGCCGTCGGTGCGCAGCCGCCCGGGCGCGATGCGCGTGCGAATCGGCTATCAAAACTTCGGCGTGCTGGCGCGGCTCAAGAGCACGCGCGGGCTCGATCCGATCTTTGCCGCGCACGACGCCAACGTCGAGTGGATCGAGTGCGCGACCGGCATGCACGTGGTGGACGGGCTCGCAGCGGGCGCGCTCGATCTCGGCGTGGTGGGCGAAGCGCCGCCCGTGTTTGCGCAGGCGGACAGGGCGCCTTTGGTGTACCTCGCGTCGGAGCCGCCTGCGCCGGAGGCGGAGGCCATCGTGGTGCACGAGCCCTCGGGCATTCACTCCTTGACCGATCTGCAGGGACGAACCTTGGCCCTGAGCCGCGGCGCGAACGTCGTGTACTTCGTGGTGCGCGCCTTGGAGGAGGCGGGGCTCTCGATCGACGATGTGGAGCTTCGCACCTTGGCCCCGGCGGACGCCCACGGCGCGTTCGCGCGCAAAGAGGTGGACGCGTGGGCCATCTGGAACCCCATGCTCGCGTCCCTCCGAACGTCGATGCCGGCGCGCGTGCTGCGCGATGCGCGCGGCTTGGCCCCGAATCGTGCATTCTACATGGGCCGGCGCGACTTCGCCGACGCGCACCCGGAGATCGTCGATGCGTTCCTCGGCCAGGTGGCCGAGGTGGGCGGCGACGCGCGCACCATCGACGCCGAGGTGATGGCGTCGCAGCAGCACATCGCCGACACGTTTCATCGGCTCAAGTTCATTCCGCGTCCGGTGCGGGTGAGGGAGGCTGTGTGGATGCGGCCGCGGCCCGCAGCGTTCCCGGCGCGTAGCGCAGGGCGATGA
- a CDS encoding phytanoyl-CoA dioxygenase family protein, translated as MSTMAEHLERLARDGYTIVEDAIEPDLIDRIARDLERLERELGAKPAVNLFEGTKTVRIYNLLAHGKLYEAIPVHENVLPIVEAVLDRGCLVSSLSSIAIDPGQDAQPVHADDQLIPLGKPHAPIICNTMWALTDFTEANGATRVVPGSHHRDRSPELGVHYDTVPAEMPRGSVLVFNGSLWHGGGANRTSMRRVGIAMNYCAGFLRQQENQQLGIPLETARGFSPRLRKLVGYGIYRGLIGHIDKCSPVDLLDGTGPRRVMPD; from the coding sequence ATGAGCACCATGGCCGAGCACCTCGAGCGGCTCGCGCGCGATGGGTACACCATCGTCGAGGACGCGATCGAGCCCGACCTGATCGATCGCATCGCGCGCGATCTGGAGCGCTTGGAGCGCGAGCTCGGCGCCAAGCCGGCCGTGAACCTCTTCGAGGGCACGAAGACGGTGCGCATCTACAACCTGCTGGCGCATGGAAAGCTCTACGAAGCCATCCCCGTGCACGAGAACGTGCTCCCCATCGTGGAGGCGGTGCTCGATCGGGGGTGCTTGGTGTCCTCGCTCTCGTCGATCGCCATCGATCCGGGGCAGGACGCGCAGCCCGTTCACGCGGACGATCAGCTCATTCCGCTCGGCAAGCCGCATGCGCCCATCATCTGCAACACCATGTGGGCGCTCACCGATTTCACGGAGGCCAACGGGGCCACCCGCGTCGTTCCGGGATCGCACCACCGGGATCGCTCGCCGGAGCTCGGCGTCCACTACGATACGGTGCCCGCCGAAATGCCGCGCGGAAGCGTCCTGGTGTTCAACGGCAGCCTCTGGCACGGCGGCGGCGCCAACCGCACGTCCATGCGGCGGGTGGGGATCGCGATGAACTACTGCGCCGGCTTCCTTCGCCAACAGGAGAACCAGCAGCTGGGCATCCCGCTGGAGACGGCGCGCGGCTTCTCTCCGCGCCTGCGCAAGCTCGTGGGGTACGGGATCTACCGCGGGCTCATCGGCCACATCGACAAGTGCAGTCCAGTCGATCTGCTGGACGGAACCGGTCCACGCCGGGTCATGCCGGACTAA
- the ada gene encoding bifunctional DNA-binding transcriptional regulator/O6-methylguanine-DNA methyltransferase Ada: MMNAMVSHPGPASRSETLSLATHDGRWDAVVRRDRAADGSFFYSVKTTGVYCRPSCGSRQPRRENVEFHTTVGEAERAGFRPCKRCHPDESAWTERHAAAVAKACRMIEEADEMPSLDDLADGVGMSRFHFHRVFKKLTGVTPKAYADAHRAGRVQHQLTQATTVTEAIYGAGFQSNGRFYATSSKMLGMTPTAFRKGGRGTSIRFAVGECWLGSVLVAATDKGVCAVLFGDNPELLVRDLQDRFPQAQFVGGDLDFESMVAKVIGHVEAPEQSLDLPLDVRGSAFQKRVWQALREIPPGSTASYATVAQRIGQPKAVRAVAQACASNAIAVAIPCHRVVRTDGSLSGYRWGVERKRALLEREREREAAS, encoded by the coding sequence ATGATGAACGCAATGGTCTCGCACCCTGGTCCCGCTTCACGATCGGAGACGCTCTCGCTCGCAACCCACGATGGACGTTGGGACGCGGTGGTGCGGCGCGATCGCGCGGCCGATGGGTCGTTCTTCTATTCCGTCAAAACCACGGGGGTTTACTGCCGACCTTCGTGCGGTTCGCGGCAGCCGCGCCGTGAAAACGTGGAGTTCCACACCACGGTGGGCGAAGCCGAGCGCGCGGGCTTCCGCCCTTGCAAGCGATGCCATCCCGACGAGTCCGCGTGGACCGAACGGCACGCGGCCGCGGTGGCCAAGGCTTGCCGCATGATCGAAGAAGCCGACGAAATGCCCTCGCTCGACGATCTGGCCGATGGCGTGGGCATGAGCCGCTTTCACTTTCATCGCGTGTTCAAAAAGCTCACCGGCGTCACGCCCAAGGCCTATGCAGATGCACATCGAGCGGGGCGCGTGCAGCACCAGCTCACGCAGGCAACCACCGTGACCGAAGCCATTTACGGCGCCGGCTTCCAATCGAACGGGCGCTTCTACGCGACATCGTCCAAGATGCTCGGCATGACCCCCACCGCCTTCCGCAAAGGCGGCCGTGGCACCTCGATCCGGTTTGCGGTCGGCGAGTGCTGGCTCGGCTCGGTCCTGGTGGCCGCCACCGACAAGGGCGTTTGCGCCGTGCTCTTCGGCGACAACCCGGAGCTGCTCGTGCGCGATCTGCAGGATCGCTTTCCGCAGGCGCAGTTCGTGGGCGGCGACCTCGATTTCGAGTCCATGGTCGCCAAGGTAATCGGCCACGTCGAGGCCCCCGAGCAGAGCCTCGATCTTCCGCTCGACGTGCGCGGCAGCGCGTTTCAAAAGCGCGTGTGGCAAGCGTTGCGCGAGATCCCCCCCGGCTCGACGGCGAGCTACGCCACCGTCGCGCAGCGCATCGGCCAGCCGAAGGCCGTGCGCGCGGTGGCGCAGGCTTGCGCGTCGAATGCCATCGCGGTGGCCATCCCGTGCCATCGCGTGGTCCGAACCGATGGCTCGCTGTCGGGCTACCGCTGGGGCGTCGAGCGCAAACGTGCGCTCCTCGAACGCGAGCGCGAGCGCGAGGCCGCTTCGTGA
- a CDS encoding 2OG-Fe(II) oxygenase, which produces MPERIEALDWSKVGADLDAYGCATTGPLLTENECAALTAIYERDDLFRSRIVMARHGFGSGEYKYFAYPLVPLIAELRAAFYPSLSEIANRWNEAMGIDVRYPRDHADFLERCHQSEQVRPTPLILRYGPGDYNCLHQDLYGEHVFPLQVAILLSRPGADFTGGEFVLTEQRPRMQSRAEVVPLAQGEGLVFPVHHRPVRGTRGIYRVNMRHGVSRLRSGARHTVGIIFHDAT; this is translated from the coding sequence ATCCCCGAGCGGATCGAGGCGCTCGATTGGAGCAAGGTGGGCGCCGATCTGGACGCGTATGGCTGCGCCACCACCGGCCCCTTGCTCACCGAGAACGAGTGCGCCGCCCTCACGGCCATCTACGAGCGCGACGACCTCTTTCGAAGCCGCATCGTGATGGCCCGGCACGGCTTTGGGAGCGGCGAGTACAAATACTTCGCCTACCCGCTGGTGCCGCTGATCGCCGAGCTGCGGGCGGCGTTTTACCCGTCGCTCTCGGAGATCGCCAACCGCTGGAACGAAGCGATGGGCATCGACGTTCGCTACCCGCGCGATCACGCCGACTTCTTGGAGCGCTGCCACCAGAGCGAGCAGGTCCGCCCCACCCCGCTCATCCTCCGGTACGGCCCGGGCGACTACAACTGCTTGCACCAAGATCTCTACGGCGAGCACGTCTTTCCATTGCAAGTCGCCATCCTCCTCTCGCGCCCCGGCGCCGACTTCACCGGCGGCGAGTTCGTCCTCACCGAACAGCGACCCCGCATGCAATCGCGCGCCGAGGTGGTGCCCCTCGCGCAAGGCGAAGGGCTCGTCTTCCCCGTCCACCACCGCCCCGTCCGCGGAACGCGCGGCATCTACCGGGTCAACATGCGGCACGGCGTCAGCCGCCTGCGAAGCGGCGCGCGCCACACCGTCGGCATCATCTTCCACGACGCGACGTAG
- a CDS encoding TetR/AcrR family transcriptional regulator, with product MPLSLSKSRPLARPRPAITRKESNELTRRRLVNGAIQLLREKGVAGATTGRIAKAAGIKQSSFYAHFADRDEVLEVAAGEIGGMVLEKMKRQHAKLDPKDVKGSVRRAFRSMGAAFFSEPELTRIFLRHRSDDTSPLGRTFRRLLDRARLELKESFHLYGLTASAEAAQLYAEVIVASTMGVLEAVFDGRVRDADAALDLLGEVTFAALRAAGQERRLTDGGSDSA from the coding sequence ATGCCGCTCTCGCTCTCGAAATCGCGCCCCCTGGCCCGCCCGAGGCCCGCGATCACGCGAAAAGAGAGCAACGAGCTGACCCGCCGGCGCCTCGTCAACGGCGCCATCCAGCTGCTGCGCGAAAAAGGGGTGGCCGGCGCCACCACCGGCCGCATCGCCAAGGCGGCGGGCATCAAGCAGTCGAGCTTCTACGCGCACTTCGCCGATCGCGACGAGGTGCTCGAGGTGGCCGCCGGAGAGATCGGCGGCATGGTGCTGGAGAAGATGAAGCGCCAGCACGCCAAGCTCGATCCCAAGGACGTAAAGGGCTCCGTGCGGCGCGCCTTTCGATCGATGGGCGCGGCGTTCTTCTCGGAGCCGGAGCTCACGCGCATCTTCCTACGCCATCGCTCCGACGATACGTCGCCGCTCGGGCGGACCTTTCGGCGGCTGCTCGATCGGGCGCGGCTCGAGCTCAAAGAGAGCTTTCACCTCTACGGCCTCACGGCCAGCGCCGAGGCGGCGCAGCTCTATGCAGAGGTCATCGTCGCTTCGACCATGGGGGTGCTCGAGGCGGTCTTCGACGGACGGGTGCGCGACGCCGATGCGGCGCTCGATCTTCTCGGTGAGGTCACGTTTGCAGCGCTGCGCGCTGCGGGGCAAGAAAGAAGGCTGACGGATGGCGGAAGCGACAGCGCGTAG
- a CDS encoding acyl-CoA dehydrogenase family protein, whose amino-acid sequence MAEATARRKSSTFERVARGPLRLLTQFGGAEFADKLGLRGPAAKILYHGAKTSMRAATKAATVLSGSKSSGQKPARLKSAAGSGLFDPTPTQEQILIRDTMRRFADEVLRPAAYTADEAAKAPKEILEQSQGLGLAQLAIPEALGGMAEVRSHVAGALIAEQLARGDMGLALAILAPLGVVNAIVDWGTAEQQERYLAPFLQDTFVPTALALVEPRPLFDPMRPQTGAVRTDGGWTLHGEKSLVPLAESAAFFAIVADVRGKGPQVFLVDRDTPGLTIAPEPAMGLRAAGLGRLTLKGASLPANALLGGDGSSFDLGTLVDRARIAWGAMAVGTSQAILDYVIPYCNDRQAFGEPVSNRQSVAFLIADIAIETEGMRLLVHRAASLAEQGGSVAREASLARTQCAIKGMKIGSDGVQLLGGHGFIKEHPVERWYRDLRAIGILEGVLSV is encoded by the coding sequence ATGGCGGAAGCGACAGCGCGTAGAAAATCGTCCACGTTCGAGCGGGTGGCCCGCGGTCCCCTGCGGCTTCTCACGCAGTTTGGAGGCGCCGAGTTCGCGGATAAATTGGGCCTGCGCGGCCCGGCGGCCAAGATCCTCTACCACGGGGCGAAGACGAGCATGCGCGCGGCCACCAAGGCGGCGACCGTCCTCTCCGGCTCGAAGAGCTCCGGGCAGAAGCCGGCGCGGCTCAAGTCCGCCGCCGGCTCCGGGCTGTTCGATCCCACGCCCACCCAAGAGCAGATCCTCATCCGCGACACCATGCGCCGCTTCGCCGACGAAGTGCTGCGCCCGGCCGCGTACACGGCCGACGAAGCGGCCAAGGCGCCAAAGGAGATCCTCGAGCAAAGCCAGGGCCTTGGCCTCGCGCAGCTCGCCATCCCCGAGGCGCTCGGCGGCATGGCCGAGGTGCGCTCCCACGTGGCCGGCGCGCTCATCGCCGAGCAGCTCGCGCGCGGCGACATGGGCCTCGCGCTCGCGATCTTGGCGCCGCTGGGCGTGGTGAACGCCATCGTCGACTGGGGGACCGCCGAGCAGCAAGAGCGCTACCTCGCTCCGTTCCTCCAAGATACATTCGTGCCCACGGCCCTGGCGCTGGTGGAGCCGCGCCCCCTGTTCGATCCCATGCGCCCGCAGACCGGCGCCGTGCGGACCGACGGCGGATGGACCCTGCACGGCGAAAAGTCGCTGGTGCCGCTCGCCGAGAGCGCCGCGTTCTTTGCCATCGTCGCCGATGTGCGCGGCAAAGGCCCGCAGGTTTTCCTGGTGGATCGCGACACGCCGGGGCTCACGATCGCGCCGGAGCCGGCGATGGGCCTGCGCGCCGCGGGCCTGGGGCGGCTCACGTTGAAGGGCGCGAGCCTCCCTGCGAACGCGCTCCTCGGCGGCGATGGCTCGTCGTTCGATCTCGGCACCTTGGTCGATCGCGCGCGCATCGCGTGGGGCGCCATGGCGGTGGGCACCAGCCAGGCGATCCTCGATTACGTGATCCCCTACTGCAACGATCGCCAGGCGTTCGGTGAGCCGGTGTCGAACCGGCAGTCGGTGGCGTTCCTCATCGCCGACATCGCCATCGAGACGGAGGGCATGCGGCTGCTCGTGCACCGCGCCGCGAGCTTGGCCGAGCAAGGCGGGAGCGTGGCGCGCGAAGCATCCTTGGCGCGGACGCAGTGCGCGATCAAAGGCATGAAGATCGGCAGCGACGGCGTGCAGCTCCTGGGCGGGCACGGGTTCATCAAGGAGCACCCGGTGGAGCGCTGGTACCGCGATCTGCGGGCCATCGGCATCCTGGAAGGCGTTTTGTCGGTCTGA
- a CDS encoding acyl-CoA dehydrogenase family protein codes for MNLENPKKLRPIVEQARLVAENVFRPISRKYDTAEHAYPKELDMLAALLDGMNEGGARASASHLSQDDGSSSPEASGTTRNGGNLTGVLGTMELCWGDVGLLLTIPRQGLGNAAVSAVGTPEQKEKFKKSWVAMAITEPGAGSDSAAIRTSARLDGDEWVLRGEKIFVTAGERADAVVVWATLDPALGRAAIKSFLVPKGTPGMRVVRLDKKLGIRASDTATIELDDCRIPKENILGSPEIDTKKSFAGVMKTFDNTRPVVAAMAVGVARAALDRARELLKRAGVLTREERTFTRAPAAESELHRLEAELEAARLLTMKAAWMADNGIPNSLEASMAKAKAARVANETTLKCVELCGTVGYAEQELLEKWARDSKILDIFEGTQQIQMLIIARRLLGKSSTELR; via the coding sequence ATGAACCTGGAAAATCCGAAGAAACTTCGCCCCATCGTCGAGCAGGCGCGTCTGGTCGCCGAGAACGTCTTTCGCCCGATCTCGCGCAAGTACGACACGGCCGAGCATGCGTACCCCAAGGAGCTCGACATGCTGGCCGCGCTCCTCGACGGCATGAACGAGGGCGGCGCACGGGCGTCGGCGAGCCATTTGAGCCAGGACGATGGCAGCTCGTCGCCCGAGGCGAGCGGCACCACCCGCAACGGTGGAAACCTGACCGGCGTGCTCGGCACGATGGAGCTCTGTTGGGGCGACGTGGGCCTGTTGCTCACCATCCCGCGCCAGGGCCTCGGCAACGCCGCCGTGAGCGCGGTCGGCACCCCGGAGCAAAAGGAGAAGTTCAAAAAGAGCTGGGTCGCCATGGCCATCACCGAGCCAGGCGCGGGCTCCGACTCCGCCGCCATCCGCACCAGCGCGCGGCTCGATGGCGACGAGTGGGTGCTGCGCGGCGAGAAGATCTTCGTGACCGCGGGCGAGCGCGCCGATGCGGTCGTCGTGTGGGCCACCCTCGATCCGGCGCTGGGGCGCGCGGCCATCAAGTCGTTCCTCGTCCCCAAGGGCACGCCGGGGATGAGGGTCGTGCGGCTCGACAAAAAGCTGGGCATCCGCGCCTCGGACACGGCCACCATCGAGCTGGACGACTGCCGCATCCCCAAAGAGAACATCCTCGGCAGCCCCGAGATCGACACGAAGAAGTCGTTCGCGGGCGTGATGAAGACCTTCGACAACACCCGCCCGGTGGTCGCCGCCATGGCCGTCGGGGTCGCGCGCGCCGCGCTCGATCGTGCGCGGGAGCTCTTGAAGCGCGCCGGGGTGCTCACGCGCGAGGAGCGCACCTTCACCCGGGCCCCCGCGGCCGAGAGCGAGCTGCACCGACTCGAGGCCGAGCTGGAAGCGGCGCGCCTCCTCACCATGAAGGCCGCGTGGATGGCCGACAACGGCATCCCCAACTCGCTCGAGGCCTCCATGGCCAAGGCCAAGGCCGCGCGGGTGGCCAACGAGACGACCCTCAAGTGCGTGGAGCTCTGCGGAACGGTGGGCTACGCCGAGCAGGAGCTCCTGGAGAAGTGGGCGCGCGACTCCAAGATCCTCGATATTTTCGAGGGGACGCAGCAGATTCAAATGCTGATCATCGCGCGCCGCTTGCTCGGAAAATCCAGCACCGAGCTGCGCTGA
- the nudK gene encoding GDP-mannose pyrophosphatase NudK — MSEHPRVRIQGVQLLSDDWYILKKTTFDYLRRDGSWQRQSRETYDRGNGAAILLFNREKKSVILVRQFRFPAFVNGLTNGMLVEACAGVLETNDPETCIKREAEEETGYRVDNVRKIFEAYMSPGLVTEKLYFFVAEYSSHSKVSDGGGEENDGEDIEVLELPLDTALGMIETGAIADAKTIMLLQYAKIHGLLDRPA, encoded by the coding sequence ATGTCCGAGCATCCGCGCGTTCGCATTCAAGGTGTGCAGCTCCTTTCGGACGACTGGTACATCTTGAAGAAGACGACATTCGACTACCTCCGCCGGGACGGAAGTTGGCAAAGGCAAAGCCGCGAGACCTACGATCGCGGCAACGGCGCGGCGATCCTCCTCTTCAACCGCGAGAAGAAGAGCGTCATCCTGGTGCGCCAGTTTCGCTTTCCCGCCTTCGTGAACGGGCTCACGAACGGCATGCTCGTCGAGGCGTGCGCCGGCGTGCTCGAGACGAACGATCCGGAGACGTGCATCAAGCGCGAGGCGGAGGAAGAAACCGGCTACCGCGTGGACAACGTTCGAAAGATCTTCGAGGCGTACATGAGCCCGGGCTTGGTCACCGAGAAGCTCTATTTCTTCGTGGCCGAGTACTCGAGCCACTCCAAAGTATCGGACGGCGGCGGGGAAGAGAACGACGGCGAGGACATCGAGGTGCTGGAGCTGCCGCTCGACACGGCCCTCGGCATGATCGAGACCGGCGCCATCGCCGACGCCAAGACGATCATGCTGCTGCAGTACGCGAAGATCCACGGACTCCTCGACCGACCCGCATGA
- a CDS encoding HAD-IA family hydrolase: MTAKAPKLTLLFDLDGTLVDTDPLHFRAFGMLMEENGRPPLELSFYKTRIMGYGFVEIMALLFPERSAREQHVLADRKEKLFRDLVGTLEPTPGIYELLDWARERGARCGVVTNAPRENAALLLASLDLERRFDTVVIGEELPHAKPHPLPYLTGLERLDGVAGAALAFEDSLSGVRAAAAAGIDTVGVRSSLPEQALRDAGARHVIDDFRDRGLWSELYRHAGESSLKAGE; the protein is encoded by the coding sequence ATGACCGCAAAGGCCCCCAAGCTCACCTTGCTCTTCGACCTCGACGGGACGTTGGTCGACACCGATCCCCTCCACTTCCGCGCGTTCGGCATGCTGATGGAGGAGAACGGGAGGCCGCCGCTCGAGCTGAGCTTCTACAAGACCCGCATCATGGGGTACGGGTTCGTCGAGATCATGGCGCTCCTCTTTCCAGAGCGCAGCGCGCGCGAGCAGCACGTCCTGGCGGACCGCAAGGAGAAGCTCTTTCGCGATCTGGTGGGCACCTTGGAGCCCACCCCGGGCATTTACGAGCTGCTCGATTGGGCGCGGGAGCGGGGCGCGCGCTGCGGCGTCGTCACCAACGCGCCGCGCGAAAATGCCGCGCTGCTGCTCGCGTCGCTCGACCTCGAACGGCGCTTCGACACGGTGGTCATCGGCGAGGAGCTGCCGCACGCCAAACCGCACCCCCTGCCTTACTTGACGGGCCTCGAGCGGCTCGACGGCGTGGCGGGTGCGGCCCTCGCGTTCGAAGATTCGCTCTCCGGGGTGCGCGCGGCGGCGGCCGCCGGCATCGATACGGTGGGCGTGCGCTCGTCGTTGCCCGAGCAGGCGCTGCGCGACGCGGGTGCGCGTCATGTCATCGACGACTTTCGCGACCGCGGGCTATGGTCCGAGCTGTATCGACATGCCGGCGAAAGCTCGCTAAAAGCCGGTGAATGA